From the Candidatus Krumholzibacteriota bacterium genome, one window contains:
- a CDS encoding UvrD-helicase domain-containing protein, with amino-acid sequence MTGGNEQTLVDQAQRERAEEAVDESLCLEAGAGTGKTTLLVNRYLSILKKGRAKCTEIVAITFTDKAAAEMKTRLRREISELTRSAGDDSFELEESLVDLERAPISTIHSFASSILRDFPAEAGIDPDFSMLTDPDDSLFLEECWQDFLSSTSYPKDYFPKRFLNVGGGVDKLKELAFAFYHSRSERHVEGILGKEDEKETAKEKSSLKGRRNLTDIETFYQDLNKYADMLSSYIRNHCTNHKDNGFIEIEAFLGKFEVARHLEGESLEDFLLLLDLPKAKGAKKNFDPPEICTEQKKAVKEMAALQREYRKIFMDRTAEGLTGWFVEFIEYVKERKKAEGVLDFDDLLIETRKLLDNDEVLDLLKGRYRYILVDEFQDTDSLQAEIVFLLGGMNRDGKFCRRHGPSSLFIVGDPKQSIYRFRKADIEVYENVKRHFIEEGSYLKITQNFRSGRDIIEWINASFSALIRKPERGGYQPAYEAIEAHRRDAGTEVILLDLEYGDKKMNADGLRALEGDGVARFIKEIISEERIVRDVNTKEFRPVKYSDIALIYRGSTGLENYEEPLRLEGIPYIVEGGGLFYKRQEIRDLSMAMWAIEDPFDSIALVSILRSSLFGFSDEEIYLFRENGGELNYLSGGAAEDSGFKDIGEAFKVLSDLHEGRNEIGASATMKDLLRRTNYREVSLFRPHGYQRVANIKKAVRRARDFDNSLRSFRSFAGWFKDQWLSETREGESSLVDEDENAVRLTSVHKSKGLQFPVVIMINLLQEIKHRNKILIDRGRKIDFSLRDNWNTSEFEKSFERDVLKENAENLRLLYVASTRSGDLLVIPEVPKKKSYFQLLKNNLPTGSDYEADDPDIGESAGDDQKGENRFKEAKELVTRLSVSTLPLLSDVVKPFARIDKTDKRSRSKSRGEKEEWIEGRKRLIDNAASVPLTITPSSLKDVERMIRHSPPESESRIYSKEGSGNAADFGLAFHRLMEIADFNAPEDIEKLAEAVSVEFGLPGKKDDLASLASKALSSNLIEAALNSERILREVPFSVPVRGKSAKDDLREMFINGRVDLLFYSAGVWTAVDYKTDNIRDPEKRFKNYRGQGALYALALGRIGIELRGGVIFYFVRPDKEIKLEIEDISEDDLLSFGVSINKSV; translated from the coding sequence ATGACAGGTGGTAATGAGCAAACTCTGGTTGATCAGGCTCAAAGAGAAAGAGCCGAAGAAGCGGTAGATGAATCTCTGTGTCTTGAGGCTGGAGCGGGAACGGGGAAAACGACTCTACTGGTCAACCGCTATCTTTCGATTCTAAAGAAGGGGCGGGCAAAATGCACAGAGATTGTCGCTATTACTTTCACGGATAAAGCTGCCGCGGAGATGAAGACAAGGCTCCGAAGAGAAATATCGGAATTGACCCGGTCAGCTGGAGATGACAGCTTCGAGCTTGAAGAAAGTCTTGTTGATCTGGAAAGGGCTCCAATATCCACAATCCATTCGTTTGCCTCTTCAATTTTGAGAGATTTTCCCGCGGAAGCGGGAATAGATCCCGATTTTTCAATGCTCACAGACCCGGATGATTCTTTGTTTCTGGAGGAATGCTGGCAGGATTTCCTCTCCTCTACCTCATATCCGAAAGATTATTTCCCTAAGCGTTTCCTGAATGTGGGAGGGGGAGTTGATAAATTAAAGGAACTTGCCTTTGCTTTTTACCACAGCCGTTCAGAGCGTCATGTAGAGGGTATTCTCGGAAAAGAGGATGAAAAGGAAACTGCAAAAGAGAAAAGCAGCTTAAAAGGAAGGCGGAACCTGACAGATATTGAAACATTTTACCAGGATTTAAATAAGTATGCGGATATGCTCTCAAGTTATATCCGTAATCATTGCACGAACCATAAAGACAATGGATTTATAGAAATAGAAGCGTTCCTCGGGAAGTTTGAGGTGGCGCGTCATTTGGAGGGGGAGAGTCTGGAAGACTTCCTTCTGCTTTTGGATCTGCCAAAGGCAAAAGGGGCTAAGAAGAACTTCGATCCGCCGGAGATATGTACAGAACAGAAAAAAGCCGTCAAGGAAATGGCGGCGCTTCAGAGAGAATACCGGAAGATTTTCATGGATAGGACAGCGGAAGGTCTTACAGGCTGGTTTGTAGAATTTATTGAATACGTAAAAGAACGCAAAAAGGCTGAAGGGGTCCTTGACTTTGACGATCTTTTGATAGAGACGAGGAAACTTCTTGATAACGATGAAGTTCTCGATCTTCTTAAGGGGCGGTATCGCTATATTCTCGTTGACGAGTTTCAGGATACCGACTCTCTGCAGGCTGAGATTGTTTTTTTGCTCGGAGGCATGAATAGAGACGGGAAGTTTTGCCGGCGTCACGGCCCTTCGAGTTTATTTATTGTGGGAGACCCGAAGCAGAGTATTTACAGATTCAGGAAAGCGGACATTGAGGTTTATGAAAATGTAAAAAGGCATTTTATAGAAGAGGGTTCATACCTTAAGATAACCCAGAATTTCAGGTCTGGAAGAGATATTATAGAATGGATAAACGCTTCCTTTTCAGCTTTGATAAGGAAACCCGAAAGGGGCGGGTATCAACCCGCCTATGAAGCTATCGAAGCCCACAGAAGAGATGCCGGCACAGAAGTAATCCTGCTGGACCTTGAATACGGCGATAAAAAGATGAATGCTGACGGGCTGCGGGCTCTGGAAGGCGATGGTGTGGCCAGATTCATCAAAGAGATTATTTCTGAGGAGCGGATTGTAAGAGATGTTAATACGAAGGAGTTCCGTCCCGTAAAATACAGTGATATTGCTTTGATCTACCGGGGAAGTACAGGTCTGGAAAATTATGAGGAACCCCTTCGTTTAGAGGGAATTCCGTATATTGTGGAAGGGGGCGGTCTTTTTTATAAGAGGCAGGAAATCCGGGATCTTTCCATGGCGATGTGGGCGATCGAAGATCCGTTCGATTCTATAGCTCTGGTTTCAATCCTTCGTTCATCCCTTTTCGGGTTCAGTGACGAAGAAATATATTTGTTCAGGGAAAACGGGGGGGAGCTGAATTATCTGTCCGGCGGGGCCGCTGAAGATTCCGGATTTAAAGATATAGGGGAAGCTTTTAAAGTTCTTTCCGATCTGCACGAGGGCCGGAATGAGATAGGAGCTTCCGCGACTATGAAAGATCTGTTGCGAAGGACAAATTATAGAGAGGTTTCTCTTTTCAGGCCGCACGGATATCAGAGGGTCGCCAATATCAAAAAAGCCGTCAGGAGAGCCCGCGATTTTGATAACTCCCTCCGTTCATTCAGATCTTTTGCCGGATGGTTCAAAGATCAGTGGTTGTCCGAAACCAGAGAGGGAGAATCATCCCTTGTCGATGAAGATGAAAACGCGGTCAGGCTGACAAGCGTTCATAAATCAAAGGGTTTGCAGTTTCCGGTAGTAATAATGATAAACCTGCTTCAGGAAATAAAACACAGGAATAAGATTTTAATCGACCGGGGTAGAAAGATAGATTTCAGTTTGAGAGACAATTGGAATACAAGTGAATTCGAAAAGAGCTTTGAAAGGGACGTGCTGAAGGAAAACGCTGAAAACCTGAGACTTCTATATGTGGCTTCCACGAGGAGCGGCGACCTTCTTGTAATCCCCGAAGTCCCTAAGAAGAAGAGCTATTTTCAGCTTCTCAAAAACAATCTTCCAACGGGGTCTGATTACGAAGCGGATGATCCTGATATTGGAGAATCCGCGGGCGATGATCAGAAGGGGGAAAACAGGTTCAAGGAGGCAAAAGAACTTGTCACGAGGCTTTCCGTATCGACCCTTCCTCTTTTGAGTGATGTTGTAAAGCCGTTTGCCCGGATAGATAAGACAGATAAAAGGTCAAGAAGCAAGAGCCGCGGGGAAAAGGAAGAATGGATTGAAGGGAGAAAAAGACTTATCGATAATGCCGCGTCCGTTCCCTTGACAATCACTCCGTCATCTTTAAAAGATGTAGAAAGGATGATCCGTCATTCCCCTCCGGAGTCAGAAAGCAGGATATATAGTAAAGAAGGATCCGGCAATGCGGCGGATTTCGGGCTTGCTTTTCACCGTTTGATGGAAATCGCCGACTTTAACGCCCCGGAAGATATTGAAAAACTGGCCGAAGCTGTGTCGGTCGAATTCGGTCTGCCGGGCAAAAAAGATGACCTTGCTTCTCTCGCCTCGAAGGCTTTGTCGTCGAATTTGATAGAGGCGGCCCTGAATTCGGAAAGAATACTCCGCGAAGTGCCGTTTTCGGTTCCGGTTAGAGGGAAATCCGCGAAAGATGATTTAAGAGAAATGTTTATTAACGGAAGGGTTGATCTGTTGTTTTATTCAGCGGGGGTGTGGACAGCTGTTGATTATAAGACAGATAACATCAGGGACCCTGAAAAAAGATTTAAAAATTACCGGGGTCAGGGGGCTCTCTACGCGCTGGCCCTCGGCAGGATCGGAATTGAGCTTCGAGGCGGCGTAATATTCTACTTTGTCCGGCCGGATAAGGAAATAAAACTGGAAATTGAAGATATCAGTGAAGATGACTTATTGTCTTTCGGAGTTTCGATAAATAAATCTGTATAG
- a CDS encoding PD-(D/E)XK nuclease family protein codes for MNATVITAESYSRLRVLLKEEIERRSKSDKFSPINILVRSNLVAGQLQLFLSRRLGGIFNVRFMTFPDLLTNIENLSGIYSSGKLPAGSERILLEEIVSSGSVPDYFNAIADTEGFIDFLIGTFSDLSESGCTAGIASEIINEKGGGLPERVLGVLSLYTTFRKRVLALGLDVHARFERACGLAGNVKLNGPLYTYGFYDFNEMQLRLLMEAAVRGKVCLFVPAGEGGRYRFAAKTLKRLKKRGAELSSSGSDDGSKESSTLLLEASDEETEAAAIVRLILKKIRRDKIPFRDIAVIYPSGGNFAPLKEVLEDALIPLEPPIERSRVFRAANLLLDLLSGPVKRKRMVEFLISAPLEVPAGLESESDPFSLWVKKSAEFGLTGEDGWVEGNGNLIDFLSRGEESPDTKEAVLSAKITGDILKRIMDVRKTFEEENGWPGMSSLLSVLFRDIFKDDKEVDQLCIAVEGLSRLDRVSDSVSFSLLAKTVKSLLRGPGEPRGKLSGEGINLLTLDQARGLSFKTVFLAGLNDENIPGVIRQDPFLKDTERAKLNEAAGGKIFLQKKTGRLAELELIFTLAVQSAASELICSAPLSDASSGNKRIKSFFLESFERSLDVSGKCGVEKKKVFRKQMPERVDELLSIDEFDYSRALSFRESGGGNIPPGDFFARSIEMLKNRRNESRFTPFDGVFESRAARACVRSMLERKGYLFSATSLERYAKCPFSFLMNNVLQVESLEEPETIIGINPMQRGFIVHELLERFYRNLAEKDLLPVKRDKWELIWKVFKETADKIFGWYSRNRPVGLELLWEMEKGKIERSVNIFLEKELDEKGEYTPVLFEKPFSLSPDDIELILPGNKRKVGFRGRIDRIDFMGNESFRVIDYKTGSLEGKKNNTLRGGDYLQLPVYLLGASSISGRPLETGIAEYRAVNTKGKKSAVRFDGERLAEMKTEFEEILDTIVSGIEKGLFFAVPSKDNCKYCSAASVCPAGKESIFKRKAGFDGRCRDYLEMKGLIQGKK; via the coding sequence ATGAACGCGACTGTAATAACAGCTGAAAGCTATTCGCGGCTCAGGGTGTTGCTTAAAGAAGAGATCGAACGCCGGAGCAAGTCAGATAAATTTTCTCCGATTAACATCCTCGTAAGATCAAATCTAGTGGCCGGGCAGCTTCAGTTATTTCTTTCAAGAAGACTGGGCGGAATTTTCAACGTTAGATTTATGACCTTCCCGGACCTTTTGACAAATATAGAAAACCTTTCAGGAATATATTCAAGCGGAAAATTGCCGGCCGGTTCGGAAAGGATTCTCCTTGAAGAGATCGTCTCTTCAGGATCTGTTCCGGACTATTTCAACGCGATAGCAGATACCGAGGGGTTTATCGATTTTCTTATTGGCACTTTTTCCGATCTTTCCGAGAGCGGCTGCACGGCGGGTATTGCATCTGAAATTATAAACGAGAAGGGAGGCGGGCTTCCCGAAAGGGTATTGGGGGTTCTGTCTCTCTACACTACTTTTAGAAAGAGGGTTCTTGCCTTGGGCCTGGACGTACACGCCCGCTTTGAAAGAGCGTGCGGGCTTGCCGGAAATGTCAAACTTAACGGGCCGCTCTATACCTACGGCTTTTACGATTTTAACGAGATGCAGCTGAGGCTTCTTATGGAAGCGGCGGTTAGAGGGAAGGTTTGCCTTTTTGTTCCCGCCGGCGAAGGGGGCAGATACAGATTCGCGGCGAAAACACTTAAGCGGCTGAAAAAGAGAGGGGCTGAGCTTTCGAGTTCAGGCTCTGATGACGGTTCCAAGGAATCTTCGACCCTTTTATTGGAAGCTTCGGATGAAGAGACGGAAGCGGCGGCGATTGTCCGGTTGATACTTAAGAAGATCAGAAGGGATAAAATACCTTTTAGGGATATCGCGGTTATTTACCCATCAGGTGGGAATTTTGCTCCTCTAAAAGAAGTGCTGGAGGATGCGTTGATACCGTTAGAACCTCCTATTGAAAGAAGCCGGGTTTTCCGTGCGGCAAATCTTCTTCTCGACCTTCTCTCCGGACCGGTAAAAAGAAAGAGGATGGTTGAATTTCTGATTTCCGCTCCTCTTGAGGTTCCTGCCGGCTTAGAGTCTGAATCTGATCCCTTTTCGCTCTGGGTGAAAAAGAGCGCCGAGTTTGGACTTACGGGAGAAGACGGCTGGGTAGAGGGAAACGGTAATTTGATTGATTTTCTTTCACGGGGGGAGGAGTCTCCGGATACAAAGGAGGCGGTTCTCTCGGCTAAAATAACAGGGGATATCTTAAAGCGTATAATGGACGTGAGGAAAACCTTTGAAGAAGAAAATGGCTGGCCGGGAATGTCCTCCCTCCTGTCGGTTCTATTCAGGGATATTTTCAAAGATGATAAGGAAGTAGACCAGCTGTGTATTGCCGTTGAAGGTCTTTCCCGGCTTGACCGCGTTTCTGACTCTGTGTCCTTTTCGCTTTTAGCGAAGACTGTCAAATCTCTTCTTCGCGGTCCGGGCGAACCGAGAGGCAAACTTTCAGGAGAAGGAATTAATCTGTTGACCCTGGATCAGGCAAGGGGACTTTCTTTTAAGACAGTTTTCCTGGCTGGATTGAACGATGAAAACATCCCGGGAGTAATCAGACAGGACCCGTTTCTTAAAGATACAGAAAGAGCGAAACTCAATGAAGCCGCGGGAGGAAAAATATTTCTTCAGAAGAAGACGGGAAGACTTGCCGAACTGGAACTTATTTTCACGCTGGCCGTCCAGTCCGCCGCGAGTGAATTGATCTGCAGCGCGCCTCTCTCTGACGCGTCTTCGGGGAATAAAAGGATAAAATCCTTCTTTCTGGAATCATTTGAGCGATCGTTAGATGTGTCTGGGAAGTGCGGGGTTGAGAAGAAAAAGGTCTTCAGAAAACAGATGCCGGAAAGGGTTGATGAGCTGCTTAGTATTGACGAATTTGACTATTCGAGGGCTCTTTCCTTCCGCGAATCAGGGGGGGGGAATATTCCGCCGGGAGACTTCTTTGCCAGGTCGATAGAAATGCTTAAAAACAGGCGGAACGAAAGTCGCTTTACTCCCTTTGACGGCGTCTTCGAATCTCGCGCGGCGAGAGCTTGCGTTCGTTCAATGCTGGAAAGAAAGGGCTATTTATTTTCAGCGACATCGCTGGAAAGATACGCTAAGTGCCCCTTTTCCTTTCTGATGAATAATGTCCTTCAGGTTGAATCGCTTGAGGAACCGGAAACGATAATCGGCATTAATCCGATGCAAAGAGGGTTTATAGTTCACGAGCTGCTCGAGCGGTTTTACAGAAACCTGGCCGAAAAAGATCTACTTCCCGTTAAAAGAGATAAATGGGAGCTGATATGGAAGGTTTTCAAGGAAACGGCAGACAAAATATTTGGGTGGTATTCAAGAAATCGGCCGGTAGGCCTGGAATTGTTGTGGGAAATGGAGAAGGGCAAGATAGAACGTTCCGTAAATATATTTCTCGAAAAGGAACTGGATGAAAAGGGGGAGTACACGCCCGTTTTATTTGAAAAACCGTTTTCTTTAAGCCCGGATGACATCGAATTAATCCTGCCCGGGAATAAGAGGAAAGTCGGATTCAGAGGCAGAATCGACAGAATAGACTTCATGGGAAATGAATCTTTTAGAGTAATCGACTATAAAACAGGGAGTTTAGAGGGTAAAAAAAATAATACTCTAAGGGGAGGCGACTATCTTCAGCTTCCAGTGTATCTTTTAGGGGCTTCGAGTATTTCGGGACGTCCTTTAGAGACGGGCATAGCGGAGTACAGAGCGGTTAACACAAAAGGGAAAAAAAGCGCGGTGCGGTTCGATGGGGAGAGACTGGCGGAGATGAAAACCGAATTTGAAGAGATCTTAGATACTATCGTAAGCGGTATAGAAAAGGGGCTCTTCTTCGCCGTTCCTTCGAAGGATAATTGCAAGTACTGTTCTGCCGCTTCTGTATGTCCGGCCGGCAAGGAGTCGATTTTCAAGAGAAAGGCCGGTTTTGATGGCAGGTGCAGGGACTATTTGGAGATGAAAGGATTGATTCAAGGTAAAAAATGA
- a CDS encoding VanZ family protein — protein MNKTIRGIILHVFFAGGLIFLVIGGPGYNAARSIRDGWDLGHAVLFILFTYILYRDWKKFADKALISQWVLVLSFTALLAAATEGIQYFVGRQFDLLDILRDLSGSAIGMLLLGKVSAGGKKAGRLMGVLLITILAIITARPFLVSIADEYIAARQFPVLANFETPFEIGRWRADGEISISGNISRGGDSSLKIEFTTKTYSPVTMKYSLGKWEEYDTLKFSFCNPDTADLKVACRVHDNKHIKHGNAYLDRFNRSFILKGGWNTFAIPVCDLRNAPSTRKMNLNRIEEISFFSMSLPVPRTVYLDDVLLIKRENRGGN, from the coding sequence TTGAACAAAACTATCAGAGGAATAATCCTGCATGTTTTCTTTGCCGGCGGGTTGATTTTTCTGGTTATAGGTGGACCTGGTTATAACGCGGCCAGATCTATTAGGGATGGCTGGGATCTGGGTCACGCGGTCCTTTTTATTTTATTTACTTATATTCTCTATCGGGATTGGAAGAAATTTGCAGATAAAGCCCTGATATCACAATGGGTCTTAGTATTATCATTTACCGCTTTACTTGCCGCGGCAACGGAAGGAATTCAATATTTTGTAGGCCGGCAGTTTGACCTCCTCGATATACTCAGAGATTTATCCGGCAGCGCGATAGGCATGCTGCTTTTGGGGAAAGTTAGTGCCGGCGGCAAAAAAGCGGGGAGGTTGATGGGTGTTCTTTTAATTACCATTCTCGCGATAATTACAGCACGACCCTTTCTTGTTTCAATAGCGGATGAATACATTGCGGCGAGACAATTCCCGGTGCTTGCAAACTTTGAGACACCGTTTGAAATTGGCCGCTGGAGGGCTGATGGAGAGATATCGATTTCCGGTAATATTTCGCGCGGCGGGGATTCTTCATTAAAAATAGAATTTACAACAAAAACATATTCCCCTGTTACTATGAAGTATTCTCTGGGGAAATGGGAAGAGTACGACACGCTGAAGTTTTCGTTTTGCAATCCTGATACGGCGGATTTAAAAGTGGCCTGCCGCGTTCACGATAACAAGCATATAAAACATGGAAACGCGTATTTGGATCGTTTCAATCGTTCTTTTATTCTGAAAGGCGGATGGAATACTTTTGCTATCCCCGTCTGCGACCTGCGGAATGCCCCTTCAACCAGAAAAATGAACTTGAATAGGATAGAAGAAATCTCATTTTTCAGCATGTCCCTTCCGGTGCCTAGAACTGTTTACCTCGATGATGTTTTATTAATAAAAAGAGAGAATCGCGGGGGAAATTAA